The following coding sequences are from one Halobaculum sp. XH14 window:
- the otsB gene encoding trehalose-phosphatase yields the protein MSDGIADGPPALTHLEPHPALGNRLASAPGILCCLDFDGTLAPIVEDPADAELLPAARAALERLAGDPTVTVAVVSGRSLADLRERVDVADVVHAGNHGLELDEGSASTVDPEAVARRPAVEAAVARLRAELDGVPGCIVEDKGVTASVHYRRTPDEHVPTVREAAREAAAATDGLRLTEGKRVLELRPDVPGGKDRAVRRLREHHPDALPLFVGDDVTDEDAFRALPTEGVAVLVGDREDTAASIRVPAPDDAAAFLHWVADVRADADGPGAGT from the coding sequence GTGTCCGACGGGATCGCCGACGGTCCCCCGGCGCTCACCCATCTGGAGCCGCATCCGGCGCTCGGGAACCGGCTCGCATCGGCGCCGGGAATCCTGTGCTGTCTCGACTTCGACGGGACGCTCGCGCCCATCGTGGAGGACCCCGCGGACGCCGAGTTGCTCCCGGCGGCCCGCGCGGCGCTGGAGCGGCTCGCCGGCGATCCGACCGTCACGGTGGCGGTCGTGAGCGGTCGCTCGCTCGCGGACCTCCGCGAGCGCGTCGACGTCGCGGACGTCGTCCACGCGGGCAACCACGGGCTCGAACTCGACGAGGGCTCGGCGTCGACGGTGGACCCGGAGGCCGTCGCGCGACGGCCGGCCGTCGAGGCCGCCGTCGCGCGGCTCCGGGCGGAACTGGACGGCGTCCCCGGCTGCATCGTCGAGGACAAGGGCGTCACCGCGTCGGTCCACTACCGACGGACGCCCGACGAACACGTCCCGACCGTCCGCGAGGCGGCCCGCGAGGCTGCCGCCGCGACCGACGGGCTCCGGCTCACCGAGGGCAAGCGCGTGCTCGAACTGCGGCCCGACGTCCCCGGCGGGAAGGACCGCGCGGTCCGGCGGCTCCGCGAGCACCACCCCGACGCGCTCCCGCTGTTCGTCGGCGACGACGTCACCGACGAGGACGCGTTCCGTGCGCTCCCGACGGAGGGCGTCGCCGTCCTCGTCGGCGACCGCGAGGACACGGCGGCGTCGATCCGCGTGCCGGCCCCTGACGACGCGGCGGCGTTCCTCCACTGGGTCGCGGACGTTCGCGCCGACGCGGACGGCCCGGGAGCCGGCACCTGA